A genomic segment from Triticum dicoccoides isolate Atlit2015 ecotype Zavitan chromosome 1A, WEW_v2.0, whole genome shotgun sequence encodes:
- the LOC119322336 gene encoding uncharacterized protein LOC119322336: MPWRLARPVEGEVVGEARSVQCECCGIAEECTPTYIGRVRAHFHGKWVCGLCAEAVKERQQRDPDLAMAAAVDATAALCQRFNSTVRLNPKLSLASSMRDIARKSCQHRGATGSAGTCTAAGGISSSDAACCGAGRATSCALRYV, translated from the exons GGCGCCTGGCTAGACCCGTTGAG GGCGAGGTGGTGGGGGAGGCGCGGAGCGTGCAGTGCGAGTGCTGCGGGATCGCGGAGGAGTGCACGCCCACCTACATCGGCCGCGTCCGGGCGCACTTCCACGGCAAGTGGGTGTGCGGGCTGTGCGCCGAGGCCGTCAAGGAGCGCCAGCAGCGGGACCCCGacctcgccatggccgccgccgtcgacgccacggCCGCGCTCTGCCAGCGCTTCAACTCCACCGTCCGCCTCAACCCCAAGCTGTCCCTCGCCAGCTCCATGCGCGACATCGCCCGCAAGAGCTGCCAGCACCGCGGCGCCACCGGATCAGCAGGCACATGCACCGCCGCCGGCGGGATCAGTTCCTCCGACGCCGCCTGCTGCGGCGCCGGCCGCGCCACCAGCTGCGCCCTGCGCTACGTCTGA
- the LOC119322423 gene encoding sugar transport protein 8-like, producing MAGGFVAADGKTGHRQFKGKITWYVWICGIIAATCGLMFGYDIGISGGVTAMDDFLVRFFPTVYARKHRAKENNYCKFDDQRLQLFTSSLYLAALVTSLGASLACTRFGRKRTMQAASVFFLIGAGLCAGAVNIAMLIIGRISLGIGVGFGNQAAPLFLSEIAPAHIRGALNILFQLNVTIGILVANIVNYYTSNIHPVGWRYSLGGAAVPAAILFLGSLVITETPTSLVERGHRVAGRAMLERIRGTKEVDEEFDEINSACETAAALCAEEKPFRRLRRRESRPPLVIAILMQVFQQFTGINAIMFYAPVLFQTMGFESNASLLSAVVTGGVNVISTLVSIILVDKIGRRKLLLEACVQMLIAQVTVGGIMWVQVKDNNNPSHSWALAIVVLICVYVSSFAWSWGPMGWLIPSETFPLATRTAGFSCAVSANMFFTFVIAQAFLSMMCTMRAFIFFFFAICIVIMGLFVLTLLPETKGVPIDEMADRVWRRHWFWKRFFGDADEARINNC from the exons ATGGCAGGGGGGTTCGTCGCTGCAGACGGCAAGACTGGCCACCGGCAGTTCAAAGGGAAAATCACATGGTACGTTTGGATCTGTGGCATCATCGCCGCCACCTGCGGGCTGATGTTCGGCTACGACATTGGTATCTCAG GGGGTGTGACGGCCATGGACGACTTCCTGGTGCGGTTCTTCCCGACGGTGTACGCGCGGAAGCACCGCGCCAAGGAGAACAACTACTGCAAGTTCGACGACCAGCGGCTGCAGCTCTTCACGTCGTCGCTCTACCTGGCCGCGCTCGTCACCAGCCTCGGGGCGTCCTTGGCGTGCACGCGCTTCGGCCGCAAGCGCACCATGCAGGCCGCCTCCGTCTTCTTCCTCATCGGCGCCGGGCTCTGCGCGGGCGCCGTCAACATCGCCATGCTCATCATCGGCCGCATCTCCCTCGGCATCGGCGTCGGCTTCGGCAACCAGGCGGCGCCGCTCTTCCTCTCCGAGATCGCGCCGGCGCACATCCGCGGGGCGCTCAACATCCTCTTCCAGCTCAACGTCACCATCGGGATCCTCGTCGCCAACATCGTCAACTACTACACGTCCAACATCCACCCGGTCGGCTGGAGATACTCGCTCGGCGGTGCGGCGGTCCCGGCGGCGATACTGTTCCTCGGGTCGCTCGTCATCACCGAGACGCCGACGAGCCTCGTGGAGCGCGGGCACCGCGTGGCCGGCCGTGCCATGCTGGAGAGGATCCGCGGCACTAAGGAGGTGGACGAAGAGTTCGACGAGATCAACTCCGCGTGCGAGACGGCGGCCGCCTTGTGCGCGGAGGAGAAGCCGTTCCGGCGGCTCAGGCGCCGGGAGAGCCGGCCGCCGCTGGTGATCGCCATCCTCATGCAGGTGTTCCAGCAGTTCACGGGCATCAACGCCATCATGTTCTACGCGCCGGTGCTGTTCCAGACCATGGGCTTCGAGAGCAACGCCtccctcctctccgccgtcgtgacCGGCGGCGTCAACGTCATCTCCACACTGGTGTCCATCATCCTCGTCGACAAGATCGGCCGCCGCAAGCTACTCCTCGAGGCCTGCGTCCAAATGCTCATCGCCCAG GTGACGGTGGGAGGGATCATGTGGGTGCAAGTGAAAGACAACAACAACCCTAGCCACTCGTGGGCGCTGGCCATCGTGGTGCTGATATGCGTCTACGTGTCGAGCTTCGCGTGGTCGTGGGGCCCCATGGGGTGGCTCATCCCGTCGGAGACGTTCCCGCTGGCGACGCGGACGGCGGGGTTCTCCTGCGCGGTGAGCGCCAACATGTTCTTCACCTTCGTCATCGCGCAGGCGTTCCTGTCCATGATGTGCACCATGcgggccttcatcttcttcttcttcgccatctgcATCGTCATCATGGGGCTCTTCGTCCTCACGCTGCTGCCGGAGACCAAGGGCGTGCCCATCGACGAGATGGCCGACAGGGTGTGGCGGCGGCACTGGTTCTGGAAGAGGTTCTTCGGCGACGCCGATGAGGCCAGGATTAATAACTGCTAG